From Leptolyngbya sp. KIOST-1, one genomic window encodes:
- a CDS encoding Uma2 family endonuclease, whose protein sequence is MRPAAIATLDPAAPLLFEGLTWREFKAVEQLLARPGYRLSFLDGVLEIRRRPGEPHETVKKRIAALLELYLLMAGFDFTPTGSMTLESEGGAVKREADESYKLAPGRDRPDLAIEVVFSTGGINKLEAYRRLKIQEVWFWEDGVLEVYHLRGPNNALRYEKVDTSEAVSGLDLALLQRCINMVNHVEAVKTFQRSLRS, encoded by the coding sequence ATGCGCCCAGCGGCGATCGCCACCCTCGACCCAGCAGCCCCCCTCCTGTTTGAGGGTCTGACCTGGAGAGAGTTCAAAGCGGTTGAGCAGTTGTTAGCCCGTCCAGGCTACCGGCTCTCGTTTTTAGATGGTGTTTTAGAGATTCGGCGCAGGCCGGGTGAACCCCACGAAACCGTCAAAAAGCGCATTGCCGCCCTGCTAGAGCTTTACCTGCTGATGGCCGGGTTCGACTTTACCCCCACTGGCTCCATGACACTCGAAAGCGAAGGCGGAGCCGTCAAGCGCGAGGCCGATGAGTCTTACAAACTGGCCCCCGGACGCGATCGCCCCGATCTAGCGATTGAGGTGGTGTTTTCTACCGGCGGCATCAACAAGCTAGAAGCCTACCGGCGACTAAAGATTCAAGAAGTTTGGTTTTGGGAAGACGGGGTCTTAGAGGTTTACCACCTGCGAGGCCCCAACAATGCCCTGCGCTACGAAAAAGTGGACACCAGCGAAGCGGTCAGCGGGCTGGATCTGGCGCTGCTGCAACGCTGCATCAATATGGTCAACCACGTCGAGGCGGTTAAGACCTTTCAGCGATCGCTGCGGTCATAA